The DNA window ATCTATATGGACGCGAGGCAAGGTGCAACCAATCTCTGGCGCTTGCCGCTTGATGGCAGCCCGCCGCAGCAGGTCACAAATTTCGACGAGGCCAAGCTGGAACACATCAGGAACTTCGATCTTTCGCGCGACGGCAAGCGGTTGGTCATCGCGCGGGGCGGCCAAAGCGCCGACGTGGTGCTGATCAGCGAGGTCAAATAGCCGTCCCAGTGATTGGGGAACACTCGTTTGCTGGAACCGCTGCCGGTGATTCTGCCGCGCCGTGTGGTGACGGTTAAAATATGGGGGAATAAGATGAATCTGCTGGAACGATTGCCGACTTTCGATGAATTGCCTGTCAAACCGCATTACCCGCCGCGCTCCGCCTGGGGCGTGTTTGGCGAAGATGACGAAATCGGGACGCTGAATCTGTTGACGCCGGAACGCGTGGCTGTTGCTGCCGGGTTGGTGAAGACTGGCGAAATCTTTCCGATGAGTTGGGAACTGGAAAAACCGCATCCACCACTGTTTAATCGCTCGGCGTTGAATCACACCATCCATCGCAGGCGAAAAAATGTTTTTGATGACATTTACGATAACTTCAACACGCAATCGTCTTCGCAGTGGGACGGCCTTCGGCATTACGGCCACCGGGAGCACGGGTTTTACAACGGCGTAACCGAAGAGCAGATTGCCGACCCTGCTATTTCGCGCAATGGCATTCACCACTGGGCGCGGCGAGGAATCGCGGGACGAGCCGTGCTGATTGATTTTCGCCGCTTTGCCGATGCGCACGGCATAGAGTATTCGCCCGGCGTGCGGTACGGAATTACTGCGGGGCAATTGCAAGCTGCGGCAGCGTGGCAAGGCGTACAGTTTCAAACCGGCGATATTCTGTTGCTGCGCGTTGGTTGGATCGAATGGTACTGCTCGCTCAGCGAAGAGCAACGAACCGCGCTTGCACAACCCGGCGGAATGCAGGTCGCTGGAATGACGCAAGGCGAAGATTCGTTGCGCTTTTTGTGGGACAACCATTTCGCCGCCGTTGCCAGTGACAATCCAAGCTTTGAAGCCAACCCGTTTCCGCCCGCGGATGAGGCTCTGCACGACACGATCATCGGGTTGTGGGGAATGCCCATCGGCGAAATGTTCACGCTGGATGCGCTGGCGGCATCCTGCGCGACAGACCGGCGCTACGAATGTTTCTTTACCGCTGCGCCGTTAAACAAACTCGGTGGCATAGCTTCCCCGCCGAACGCATTGGCAATCAGATGATCGAACCATCCAACACAAGTCGTAGAAGTTTTCTGGCTGGCGTGACTGGCTTGGCGGTTTCGTTTGGGGCACGCGCATCGGCGCCTCGCAGCAAATTGCGACTGGGCGGGCCGATTTTCACCAAAAGCGACGACCCAGCAGAACTGGCTCGCGCGCATCGAGCACTGGGATACAGTGCAGCTTACGTCCCGCAAGTCAGCTTGAAAGAACCCGAGAAGATCAAGGCCATCGAAAAAGCCTTTGCTGCCGAAAATGTCGTGATCGCCGAAGTCGGCGCGTGGAAAAACATGCTCGAAGCCGACGCGGGGAAGCGACTGGTAAATTTGGGCTATGTCACGGAACGACTCGCGCTGGCCGAAGCCATAGGCGCGCGCAACTGCGTCAACATCGCGGGCTCCTTCAATCCTAAGCAATGGGACGGTCCTGATCCGCGCAATTTGTCCAACGAATTTTTTGACGCGACGGTAGAAAACTGCCGCAAGGTGATTGACGCTGTAAAACCAACTCGTACGAAGTTCACGATTGAAATGATGGGATGGAGTTTGCCAGACGGCGCAGATGCCTATCTGAAATTGTTCAAAGCGATTGCCCGCTCGGGCTTTGGCGTTCATGTGGACATTTGCAACATCATCAACAGTCCGGATCGGTTTTACCGCAGCACGGAAATCATCAACGAGGTCTTCCGCAAACTTGGCCGATGGATTTGTTCCTGTCACGCCAAAGACTTACAGGGGAAGAATGTCCACTTCATCGAAACCGTTCCCGGACGAGGCGGGATTGATTACAGAGCGTATCTGGCCAACATCACCGCGCTGCCGTTTGAAGCGCCGCTGATGCTGGAGCACTTGAGTTCGCCGGCGGAATATGATGAAGGCAGGCAGCACATTTTGGGGCTTGCGAAGGAAATGAAAATTGATTTGGCATAAGCCACCGATGCGAAGTTGTTTCTGTCGCGAAGCGACGCCTGCAAGCAATGAAAATCTCGCATCGGAAGTAGCGCAACCAGCCATGGTTGCGCAGGCTTCTCCGTTCGCGCTTTCCGGATCAGGGCAACCTCGGCAGGTTGCCCTACATTTTTCAAGGAGTGTTTCATGATTGCCCGAAGAGATTTTTTGAAACGCAGCATTTTGGCTGCATCGGCGCTTCCATCGGTTCGGACATTTTTTGCCGCTGACAACAAAGAGAAAATCGAAAGAGCGGGTGCGGCCAAAAAAGTCATCATCATTGGCGCAGGACTCGCGGGAATGTGTGCGGCTTACGAACTTGTCCAGGCTGGCCACGAAGTCACAGTGTTGGAAGCTCGAATGCGCAGCGGCGGGCGGGTTTGGACTTTGCGCGACAATTATCCGGAAGGGATGTACGCCGAAGCCGGAGCGACCAACGTTTTCGACAATCACGAATGGACGAACAAATACATCAAGCTGCTTGGCGTGGCGATTGATCAAATGGAATCCACCAGCGGCGCTTCAATTTATTACCTCCGAGGCAAGCGCATCGTCATGAAACCCGGCAGCCCGGTGGATTGGCCGCTGGAACTGAAAGCCGATGAAAAAGGATTGAGTCGCGGCGCATTGTGGACCAAGTATGTGGTGCCTGCAGTGAAAGAGCTTGGCGATGTGGAAGCAGCGGATTGGCCGCATCCTTTGCTGGCGCGGTTGGACAAAATTTCCTTCGCGGAGTTTTTGCGGCAACAGGGAGCTTCGCCCGGCGCACAGGAAATCCTAAAGCTGGGGTTGGCCGATCAGTTGGGCGACGGAGCCGAAGCCGTTTCGGCCCTGAACCTGTTGCGCGAAGCTGCGCCGCGCGCGGCGGTGAAGCAGGCGTCTTTCATTCGCGGCGGAAGCGACATGTTTCCAAAAGCCTTTGCGGCGAAACTCGGCGACAGGATTCATTACGGTTTGCCGGTGGTTAGGATTGAGCATGATTCGCGAAGCGTGAAAGTGATTTGCCAGCAAACAGGCAGCCAGCAAACTTTCTCGGCGGATTATCTGATCTGCGCGATTCCGTTTACGGTGCTTCGACGCGTGGAAATTTCGCCCGGCTTTTCACTCGCCAAACAGCAAGCCATTGCTCAGCTTGGAAACACGTCGGTTGTTCGCGTCTTTCTGCAAACGCGCAAGCGGTTCTGGTTGGACGAAGGGTTGACTGGCTCTGCCACGACGGATCTTCCCATCGTGACCGCTTACGACAAAGCGCATTACCTGCCCGGCACACGCGGCATGCTGGAAGTTTATGCCGCGGGAGTAAAAGCCCGGAAGCTGGCTGCGATGCCTGCGACTGAACGGTTGAATTTCACCGTCAAACAGATGCGACTGATTTTGCCGAACCTGCGACAGTATTACGAAGGCGGCGCTTCGATTTGTTGGGATGACGAAAAATGGACGTGTGGCGCGTACGCCTGGTTCAGACCCGGGCAAATGGAATCGTTCCTGCCGCATTTTGCCAAACCTGAAGGCCGTATTCATTTTGCGGGTGATCACACTTCGCCGTGGCCGGGGTGGATGAACGGAGCCTTGCAATCGGGAGCGCGCGCCGCCCGCGAAGTGAATCAACTCGCTTAGCGATTTGAAGCAGGAGCCACACTCATTGATGAATGCGTTTGAAAGAAAAGCGTAACGGCGGAGGCGAAGATCCATCTGGAAACTTGAAATTAACCCCGCCCATGCGCTCTTCTCCGGCAAGGGTATCACCGTCGAGCTTGGCTTCGAAAAGCAGTACACCGCGCGGGCGCATCCCATTCATGTAGCCCCAGGTCAACCCATCCGGCGTGATTTTCAGATAGGTCCAAGGCTGCACCAGTTCCTGTCCATTTGGTAAGTGGTGAATCGTTTCTCCCAGAACCCGACCATTTACGACTCTGACGCGAAGCTTTTGTTTACCCGTGCGAGGTTCATCGGGATTCATCCACACATCGCCCCTCCATTCTCCAACGAAACCATTGATGGCTTCAGGTGTTGGAAACGGCGTAGCCAGCAACCCTTCCACCGTTTCCGATGGGGGCGGGCGGCGTTCGACTTCTGCGATTTCAGCCAACAGTTTGGCGCTGTCTGCGGGAAGGCCATATCCGAAAACAAGTGTTTGGTAAGCCTCTTTTGCTGCTGTACCGCGACCTTCAATCAGTAGGTCTTCCACAACGGTTTGCAGCAACTTCTTTGGGGGGATGACGGGTGACCCAAGCGATACGCCAACTTTCAGGTAATAAGGCAGAATACTTGTAGTTGGATATTCAGGCGCGGAGAGCCGCGAATAATCGCTGAATACTTGTCGTAGCCCGATGTACGCTCCCAGCATTTGCATGGTCTCGTGACCTTCCAACTGAAACTTTTCACGATATAACTTCCAGGTCGCGGGCGCCGCTGAATTCAGTTTCTGCCATTCAGCGTCCGGCCAGCCAAATCTGGCTTCCAGCGACGCGTATCGAATAGCTGCTCCTCCAGCGGTTGCTCGCGCCAGCAGTTTTTGGGCAAGCCAGTTCTCGCCAAGGTGAATTGGGGCATCCAGGGAAACGATTGCGCTGTACGTTGAGCGTGTTGCGGCTGCATACGTGGCAAGGATTCCGCCGGAGGAGACGCCGACAAAGATACGTGGCGCCGCCGTTCGGAACTGATGATCCACGGCAGGCAGCAATTCCTTTTCGATGAAATCCAGAAAACGATCACCCCCCTGGTTTCGATTGCTGCCGCTCACCGAAAGGCCAGGCGGTGTGAGGTCATACACACGTTTCTGGTTTGACGCCTGGAAATTTGTTCCGCCAATGTTTTCGATGCCGACGATCACTGATTCCGGGATTTGCCCATTGCGCGTCAATTCGTCGCTTACAGTTGCCACCGCTGGCATCAGATATTCCCCATCAACGACGACGGTAACCGGGTATCGCCGGTCAGGCGCGCTTTGGGCGTAAGATGCAGGCAACACGACAAGAATTCGACGGGTTTCTTTCAGTATCGCCGAGGAAATTTCAAAAGATTGCGCATTGCTGCCGCGCGAGGTCGAAACGATTCGATCCGGCTTCGCAATTAACGAAGGCGCCTGTTGGACATAGAGCATCATTACATTCAGGAGCAGAACTAAAAGCGGTTTGTGGTATGTCATCTGATGATCCTTATATTGCTGTGGCAGATGTTTATTTTGAAATTAAGGCCTGCTCGATGGCGTCGCGCAAATGCTTTTCCAGCGCATGTGCATCTACGGTTAAAAGGACATGTATATCGGATACCTTACCCTTCGGATTGATCACGTAGTAAGTCGGCACGCCCCAGATCCCATAGTCGCTCGCCACCTCGTCGGTGCCCATCAAAAATATGGAAGCCATTGGATGTTCTTTCAGATAAGCTCGTGCGTTGAAATCCTTGTCTGGCCAAATGCTCATCGTAAAAAACTTGACGGGTTTGCTTTGATACTCATGTACCAGCCGGTCAAGGAGCGGTTCCATCTTTCGGCAAGGGCCGCACCAGTTTGACCAAAAATCCAAAACCACGACGTCTCCCCGCAACGCTGCAAGCGAAATGACATCGCCCGCTGTTGTTGTCAGTTTCCACTCAGGCGCAGCGGAGCCAATGGGAATCACTTTGACTTTGTCCCAGGGACGAGGTCTTTGCGGCAACACAAAATTCGAGCTTGTGACATGACAAATGGGAAAACTGAAGCCAACCCAAAAAAATGCGAATACAAGTAACTTGTATGATTTCATCTGCTCGGCAGCCTTTTTAGGAAATAGGTGATTTGCGCAGGATTTGTAAATCGGAACATTGCTCAACGATAGGCTAAAGGGGCAGGCTGGATGCGAATAGGGGTAAAGTGGATTGGGGCGAGGCTAGAAAACGCTGTTATCGCAGCAATTCCCTCAAACGTTCGCTATACGACCGGCTGGTCGAGAGTTTTGCACCATCTTTCATGGTAACCAGGTATTCGCCATGAAAAGATGGTTCGACTGATTCGATACAGTCCAGGTTGATGATGAGCGAACGATGGACGCGGACAAAAATTTCCGGGTCAAGCTGCGTTTCAACAGATTTCAACGTGTCACGCACGAAGTGCTCTCTACCGGATACATGCAATCGCACGTAGTTATCCGCCGCGTCAATCCACTCTACGTCCGAAACGCGCACGAAGGAGAGTTTGGAGCCCGTGCGAACCACAAAACGCGTTGAGTATTTTCGTTCTGCTCTCAGTCGCTCAACGAAAGCGAAGAGCTGATAATCAGGTTCGTGACCAGATTGGGCATTTGTTGAACTGAGGCGAGTGATTACGCGAAGCACGGTTTTTTCGAATCGTGCCGCGTCAATCGGCTTGAGCAGATAATCAATCGCATTAACCTCGAATGCGCGAATTGCGTGCTCGTCAAACGCAGTGACAAAAACTGTCGCAGGTGTATATTCATCGCTGATTGACTGGATGACTTCAAATCCGTCCATCTCAGGCATTTGCACGTCCAGAAAGATCAAATCGGGGCGATTCGCCAAAATGGCATTAACGGCTTCTTGTCCGTCCCGGCATTCGCCGATGACAGTGATATCGTGATGATCCGCCAACAATGTGCGAATCCGTTCACGTGCCAACGGTTCATCATCCATAATCATCGTGCGAATCATGAGATTCCTTTCTGCAGCGTGTTCGCGGTTCGATACGGGATACGCAACTCAACGCGTAACCCCCCTTCCTGCGGGGTCGTGAGCGTTAGCTGATGCTGGTCGCCGTATAATTCGCGCAATCGTTGCCGGGTGTTGGATAAACCGATTCCCTCGCGTGGAAATTCGTGTCCTGCATTCATCAACCCGGGGCCATCGTCGCTGACGGCCACATGTAACATTTCGCCGAAACGCTCCGCGCTCACGCCGATTCGGCCAGGCCCCGCTCGCCGCGCAATACCATGTTGCAATGCATTTTCGACCAAAGGCTGAAGAATAAAGAAAGGAACCATGGCTTGGTGAGCATCCATCGTAATCCGGGTTTCAAAAACCAGACGATCTTTGAAGCGTTCACGCGAAATTTCGACGTAATGAGCAAGCATTTCCATCTCTTCGCTTAAAGGGGCAACCTGCTTTTCTCCACGTTGCAAGGTGAGCCGCAACAGGTCACTCAAACGAGAAAGCATGGCATCAGCGGCTTTCACGTCGCGATGCATCAAGGTAGAAATGCCCTGTAACGTGTTGAAAAGAAAATGCGGCTGAAGTTGTGCCGTTAGGGCTTCCAGGCGCGATTCCGTTAACTGGGTTTGAAGCCGGGCAGTTTCGATTTCACGTTGGCGATAGCGGCGGTGAAACTCAATGGCATGAACGAGCGCGATCAATGCCCAAAAAGGAAGGCTTTCGGTAAAAAAGCGAATCAAGAGAAAGTTTGCAATGTCAGGCCGCCGAGCTTTGTTCGGCGCAGGGCTGCGTGGTTGCCCTGTCATTACTTTTTCGCTTGAAGTATTAGCAGCGGGAAGAGAGTTTGAGTCAGTTCTTTCTGGTCGCGCTGGCGGAGAAGGGGATTTCCCAATCATTAACTGAAAGAAAACGACGCTGGTCAACAAAACAATCCCCAAGGTAAGCAAGAAATGAATCGCAAGGTTCCTGCGCCAATACTGACCAAAGATCGGCATACGGCGCGCCAGCCAAACATACAGCGGACTGGAAAGCAGACAAGCGTAAAATGTCAGAGAACCAATTCCGACCAGATTGAGAAACTCTGCAGGGAACGCTCCTCCTAGTGGCGTGCGACTTCTAACGGGGAGCGAAGCTAGGAAAACGCCCAGGATAGTGCCCAGGATAAAGAGAAGTGCGCCAATCGCGATTTGCCGACTGCTAACGACAGAGACGGTTGTTAGATTCCGACCATCGTGGTTAGAGGTTGATGGAAACGAACCATTTTTTGCTGGAACCTCATGCATGGTGCAAATGTATTGATCGGCCACGTTTGGTTCACGGCGAATCCTTGTGCAAGATGCAGGCACGGATTCCACGGACCAAAAGTAGGAAATCTTAGGGGGCGGGGATTATTATGTCGGCCATTGTTGCGCGTCAAGGCGGGCCAGGTTGTCCCTGAACTTATTCTGTTGAGGAGAAATTGATGAATCGTCGTGAGTTCAATTTTGCAGTGCTCAGTGCAGGGATTGCCCATGTGTTGCCCATGATGCAAACGTCCTCAAGGCTGCGGGTCAATGAGCAACGGTTGAATCAACGTCTGAAAGAACTCGCCGAGTTCGGTAAAACGCCGGAAGGTGGCACACATCGCGTAGCCTATACCGAAGCCGATTTACAGGGACGCGCGTTCACAATGAATTTGATGCGCACCGCCGGGTTGGAGGTTCACATTGATCCCGCAGGTAATTTGATTGGCCGCCGCGTGGGGCTTGACGCCAACTTGCCGTCGCTGGCCATCGGTTCGCATATTGATTCGGTTCCACAAGGTGGTCGTTACGATGGTCAGGTCGGTTCAATGGGCGCAATTGAAGTGGCGCAAACGCTCGCTGACATCAAGCTGGCGCTGCGGCATTCGCTGGAAGTCATCATCTTTTCCAATGAAGAAGGCGGCACGTATGGCAGCCACGCAATGGCGCATGGCCTGACTGAAAAACAACTTGGATTGAGCACCAATAGTGGCAAAACCGTTGGCGAAGGCATTAAATTCATTGGCGGTGAACCGGGCAAGCTGGCTCAACCTTTGCGAAAACGCGGCGACCTGGCCGCGTATCTGGAACTGCACATCGAACAAGGCGGCATACTGGAAGCCGAAAAGATCAACATCGGCGTGGTCGAAGGCATTGTCGGAATCAACCAATGGGAAGTGACCATCGAAGGAGTTGCCAATCATGCCGGTACGACTCCCATGAACCAGCGTCACGACGCGCTGTTGGCCGCCGCCAAATACATCGAAGCGGTCAACCGCGCCGTCACCAGCATGCCCGGCAGGCAGGTCGGAACCGTGGGGCGCATTCAAGCGCAACCGGGCGCGTACAACGTGATTCCCGGAAAAGTTCTGACGACATTGGAATTGCGCGACCTGGACGCAGCAAAAATTCAATTGCTGTTTCAAAAAATCCAGTCCGAAGTCGCAGAGATCGAAAACATCACCGGCACGAATTTCAACTTTAAGGAAACCAACGCGATTGTGCCTGCGCCAACCGATTTGCGCGTTCGCGGCTTGGTTGACCGGACAGCGAAACAGCTTGGCTTGACGACGAAATTGATGCCCAGCGGCGCAGGCCACGACGCGCAGGAAATTGCGCCCATCGCGCCTGTCGGGATGATTTTCATTCCCAGCCGCAACGGCATCAGCCACAGCCCGCGCGAATTTTCCACGCCGGAAGATATTGCCAACGGAGCCAACGTGTTGCTCCACACGCTGCTCGAACTTGACCAACAATAATTTGAATTGAATGGAGAAACAGATGATTCGTCGTTTTTCTTTGGCGATTGTGTCCATGTTGTTGCTGGTGAGCGGCATTGACGCGCAATCGGCAAACCAAGAAGTTGAAGCCCTGGCACAACAAGTCACAATTTACCGCGACAATTTTGGCGTGCCGCACCTCTTCGGCAAAACTGACGCCAGCGTGATTTTTGGCTTGGCCTACGCGCAATGCGAAGACAACTTCTGGCAGTTGGAAACCGATTACATCAACGCGCTTGGTCGCGCGGCGGAGCTGGAAGGTGAAAAAGCTCTGGCGCGTGATTTGGCGTTTCGGTTGTTTGAAATTGAACGGTTATCAAAAAACGAATACGACAGATTGCCAGCGAACCTGCGCGCTTTGTGCGATGCGTTTGCCGCCGGAGTCAATCATTTCATCGCGCGGCACCCCCAGATCAAACCGCGATTGCTGACGGGATTGGAACCGTGGCAAGTGTTGGCCTTTGCGCGGGCCGGCAGAGTCGGCAACGTGACTCGACTTGGATTGAATCCGAATGAAATCCAGTTGGGCAAGCTGGAAGCGTCGGACAAGGCGGAGACCTCGCCAGTAAAGCTTGATGATTTTGCTAACTGGTTTGTCGAATCGAATTTGGGACAGGAAGAAGGATCGAACATGTGGGCGATTTCGCCGCGCAAAAGCGCCAGCGGCAATGCGATGCTATTCATCAATCCGCATGTAGGATTTTTCGGAGGCGGCCAACGCTACGAAGCGCAGTTGAAAAGTGAAGAAGGATTGAACACTTACGGGTTTGCGATTCTAGGCACGGCTTACATTCGCACGGGTTTCAATCAATTTCTGGGCTGGAGCCACACGAACAATTATGCAGACACTGCGGATGTGTACCTGGAAAGTTTTGACGACCCGACCAACCCTCTGAGTTATCGGTATGGAAACGAACACAGAACCGCTGTTGAATGGACGGACACGGTCAAAGTCAAAACCGAACGGGGAATCGAAATTCGCCGTTATCGGTTTCGTAAAACGCATCACGGCCCCATCATCGGATACCGCGATGGGAAAGCGGTTGCTGCGCGCATCGCTCGGTTGGAAGAAGGCGGCGAGTTGGAACAGCGCATCGCCATGAACCGGGCGCGGAATTTGAAAGAATTTCGCGCGGCGCTTGAGAAACTCAGCCTGACCGGATCGAACACGGTTTACGCCGATGACAAAGGCAATATCTTTTACGTTCACGGCAATGCGATTCCGAAGCGCTCCACAAAATTCGATTGGACAAAACCTGTGGACGGCAGCACGCCGGAAACCGAATGGCAGGGCTATCACGCGCTGGAAGAATTGCCGTTGTTTTTGAATCCGAAATCGGGCTTTTTGCAAAACTGCAATTCAACGGCATTCTTAACGACTTCCGAAAGCAATCCCCCGAAAGAAAAGTTTCCGGCGTACATGGTTCCCGAAGACGATACGCCGCGCGCGCGAATGTCCCGTCGCATTTTGACCGGCAAAAAGAAATTCACTTATGACGAATGGGCGAAGGTCGCGACGGATACCACCGTCGGCGAAGCGAAGCAGGGC is part of the Acidobacteriota bacterium genome and encodes:
- a CDS encoding cyclase family protein; translation: MGNTRLLEPLPVILPRRVVTVKIWGNKMNLLERLPTFDELPVKPHYPPRSAWGVFGEDDEIGTLNLLTPERVAVAAGLVKTGEIFPMSWELEKPHPPLFNRSALNHTIHRRRKNVFDDIYDNFNTQSSSQWDGLRHYGHREHGFYNGVTEEQIADPAISRNGIHHWARRGIAGRAVLIDFRRFADAHGIEYSPGVRYGITAGQLQAAAAWQGVQFQTGDILLLRVGWIEWYCSLSEEQRTALAQPGGMQVAGMTQGEDSLRFLWDNHFAAVASDNPSFEANPFPPADEALHDTIIGLWGMPIGEMFTLDALAASCATDRRYECFFTAAPLNKLGGIASPPNALAIR
- a CDS encoding sugar phosphate isomerase/epimerase: MIEPSNTSRRSFLAGVTGLAVSFGARASAPRSKLRLGGPIFTKSDDPAELARAHRALGYSAAYVPQVSLKEPEKIKAIEKAFAAENVVIAEVGAWKNMLEADAGKRLVNLGYVTERLALAEAIGARNCVNIAGSFNPKQWDGPDPRNLSNEFFDATVENCRKVIDAVKPTRTKFTIEMMGWSLPDGADAYLKLFKAIARSGFGVHVDICNIINSPDRFYRSTEIINEVFRKLGRWICSCHAKDLQGKNVHFIETVPGRGGIDYRAYLANITALPFEAPLMLEHLSSPAEYDEGRQHILGLAKEMKIDLA
- a CDS encoding FAD-dependent oxidoreductase; the protein is MIARRDFLKRSILAASALPSVRTFFAADNKEKIERAGAAKKVIIIGAGLAGMCAAYELVQAGHEVTVLEARMRSGGRVWTLRDNYPEGMYAEAGATNVFDNHEWTNKYIKLLGVAIDQMESTSGASIYYLRGKRIVMKPGSPVDWPLELKADEKGLSRGALWTKYVVPAVKELGDVEAADWPHPLLARLDKISFAEFLRQQGASPGAQEILKLGLADQLGDGAEAVSALNLLREAAPRAAVKQASFIRGGSDMFPKAFAAKLGDRIHYGLPVVRIEHDSRSVKVICQQTGSQQTFSADYLICAIPFTVLRRVEISPGFSLAKQQAIAQLGNTSVVRVFLQTRKRFWLDEGLTGSATTDLPIVTAYDKAHYLPGTRGMLEVYAAGVKARKLAAMPATERLNFTVKQMRLILPNLRQYYEGGASICWDDEKWTCGAYAWFRPGQMESFLPHFAKPEGRIHFAGDHTSPWPGWMNGALQSGARAAREVNQLA
- a CDS encoding TlpA family protein disulfide reductase, encoding MKSYKLLVFAFFWVGFSFPICHVTSSNFVLPQRPRPWDKVKVIPIGSAAPEWKLTTTAGDVISLAALRGDVVVLDFWSNWCGPCRKMEPLLDRLVHEYQSKPVKFFTMSIWPDKDFNARAYLKEHPMASIFLMGTDEVASDYGIWGVPTYYVINPKGKVSDIHVLLTVDAHALEKHLRDAIEQALISK
- a CDS encoding response regulator transcription factor translates to MIRTMIMDDEPLARERIRTLLADHHDITVIGECRDGQEAVNAILANRPDLIFLDVQMPEMDGFEVIQSISDEYTPATVFVTAFDEHAIRAFEVNAIDYLLKPIDAARFEKTVLRVITRLSSTNAQSGHEPDYQLFAFVERLRAERKYSTRFVVRTGSKLSFVRVSDVEWIDAADNYVRLHVSGREHFVRDTLKSVETQLDPEIFVRVHRSLIINLDCIESVEPSFHGEYLVTMKDGAKLSTSRSYSERLRELLR
- a CDS encoding histidine kinase, whose translation is MADQYICTMHEVPAKNGSFPSTSNHDGRNLTTVSVVSSRQIAIGALLFILGTILGVFLASLPVRSRTPLGGAFPAEFLNLVGIGSLTFYACLLSSPLYVWLARRMPIFGQYWRRNLAIHFLLTLGIVLLTSVVFFQLMIGKSPSPPARPERTDSNSLPAANTSSEKVMTGQPRSPAPNKARRPDIANFLLIRFFTESLPFWALIALVHAIEFHRRYRQREIETARLQTQLTESRLEALTAQLQPHFLFNTLQGISTLMHRDVKAADAMLSRLSDLLRLTLQRGEKQVAPLSEEMEMLAHYVEISRERFKDRLVFETRITMDAHQAMVPFFILQPLVENALQHGIARRAGPGRIGVSAERFGEMLHVAVSDDGPGLMNAGHEFPREGIGLSNTRQRLRELYGDQHQLTLTTPQEGGLRVELRIPYRTANTLQKGIS
- a CDS encoding M20 family metallo-hydrolase, which encodes MNRREFNFAVLSAGIAHVLPMMQTSSRLRVNEQRLNQRLKELAEFGKTPEGGTHRVAYTEADLQGRAFTMNLMRTAGLEVHIDPAGNLIGRRVGLDANLPSLAIGSHIDSVPQGGRYDGQVGSMGAIEVAQTLADIKLALRHSLEVIIFSNEEGGTYGSHAMAHGLTEKQLGLSTNSGKTVGEGIKFIGGEPGKLAQPLRKRGDLAAYLELHIEQGGILEAEKINIGVVEGIVGINQWEVTIEGVANHAGTTPMNQRHDALLAAAKYIEAVNRAVTSMPGRQVGTVGRIQAQPGAYNVIPGKVLTTLELRDLDAAKIQLLFQKIQSEVAEIENITGTNFNFKETNAIVPAPTDLRVRGLVDRTAKQLGLTTKLMPSGAGHDAQEIAPIAPVGMIFIPSRNGISHSPREFSTPEDIANGANVLLHTLLELDQQ
- a CDS encoding penicillin acylase family protein, translating into MIRRFSLAIVSMLLLVSGIDAQSANQEVEALAQQVTIYRDNFGVPHLFGKTDASVIFGLAYAQCEDNFWQLETDYINALGRAAELEGEKALARDLAFRLFEIERLSKNEYDRLPANLRALCDAFAAGVNHFIARHPQIKPRLLTGLEPWQVLAFARAGRVGNVTRLGLNPNEIQLGKLEASDKAETSPVKLDDFANWFVESNLGQEEGSNMWAISPRKSASGNAMLFINPHVGFFGGGQRYEAQLKSEEGLNTYGFAILGTAYIRTGFNQFLGWSHTNNYADTADVYLESFDDPTNPLSYRYGNEHRTAVEWTDTVKVKTERGIEIRRYRFRKTHHGPIIGYRDGKAVAARIARLEEGGELEQRIAMNRARNLKEFRAALEKLSLTGSNTVYADDKGNIFYVHGNAIPKRSTKFDWTKPVDGSTPETEWQGYHALEELPLFLNPKSGFLQNCNSTAFLTTSESNPPKEKFPAYMVPEDDTPRARMSRRILTGKKKFTYDEWAKVATDTTVGEAKQGIETLAEEWEDMKRENEAKAEELKPQVWALKSWDQIARLDSPETTLFILTLERANADKSDARFKFLRALEKTIADLELKFGSWQVPWGDINRLQRVHTSGNEPFDDKKPSLLVVGGPSFAGMAFTFTTGTETGQQRRYGTAGNTFVAVVEFGKEPRQFKAQSILVFGQSADPKSKHFLDQAGLYAAGKFKPVRFTLNDIKRNLEKSYHPGE